One window of the Colias croceus chromosome 5, ilColCroc2.1 genome contains the following:
- the LOC123691832 gene encoding uncharacterized protein LOC123691832, with protein MSEITINEALADSEKPVQVSGNGQFPPFPVPTDEDFEDDIPEDERTYYKTKFNDLNNVTSMKVHCSACDRHLGLTPKNSQRMRTHPMLRTLICQSCHSFYNSGEFEKGDDGSELYCRWCGQGGQVYCCSECPHVFCAKCIKRNLGPSKIKEIEALDDWRCFKCNNTCLKDLRAICWAALRYCDIKTRLANDVKDSAQKEACLQDCAQDHSECCKNKARKREKVDVKKKESETRKSTGASASSIISKIPPTIQVKKFASINMGEVNKSETKKAVKRAASPKHKPYILKNPITVASKPVNTFNVSPMTKKMRICMPPAPVMNPIRIMHDRKQTNTPNSFLKIRPKSQMVYNGMNVGNSFNNVITNDNINLSIESLTQGLDMAAMSNMPGGSQDDELVCTPDFPIEPLCEVTEDNTDDDVQCITPAPVAAPKGPPPLISFGSKDLSDNNIVQMTENDVTVNSVTGGLKFRVDPQTLSANKMYRLPDGRIFAINANPNMPGGYSATIVAVTESNPNKSSGNTYAVKLNHVSNRSTVSTSTPRSLNNSRNTASSRNNQRQRKTTKRSIDTPTRETDLHVPVEWYRYNLVDAIDALEYSLSRLNKLKKEATTSYLRTRTVQEMRTLHRSLENLLNTSSQRFKEIRENINKELKQYITRKNTPIQNNSEEDDDDVEILPDMEEDPIFIDENSLDSSTNETQEVDLTGAGSSEHNDSEDKILKECLSGSTDNDANNQQSESYAVQDKSTTASKDNSIPKDPEVNNVEPEANNVEPEEVETPKSSTEDNVNCNEETTELAEPAEVTNASKDDKVCEKENDKCETQQDSINNDTKKIDDDESSKVDHISESDQTSNKDDKTQIENGDHNMESEGKGQDIDISDEMIDDLLKGDSQENSDAHEICSLEISDEIKDQ; from the exons ATGAGTGAGATTACTATTAATGAAGCACTTGCTGACTCTGAGAAGCCGGTTCAAGTATCTGGTAATGGTCAATTCCCGCCTTTCCCCG TACCAACTGATGAAGATTTTGAAGATGATATTCCTGAAGACGAAAggacatattataaaacaaaatttaatg atCTTAACAATGTGACCAGCATGAAAGTACATTGTTCTGCGTGTGATCGTCATCTAGGGCTTACACCAAAAAATAGCCAACGGATGCGCACACACCCTATGTTACGCACTTTAATCTGCCAGTCATGCCATTCTTTTTACAACAGCGGAGAGTTTGAAAAGGGGGACGATGGCTCCGAGCTATACTGCAGGTGGTGCGGACAAGGTGGACAAGTGTACTGTTGTTCTGAATGTCCTCATGTGTTTTGCGCT aaatgtaTAAAGAGAAATTTGGGGCCCTCTAAAATAAAGGAGATTGAAGCACTTGATGACTGGAGGTGTTTTAAGTGCAACAACACATGCTTAAAAGATTTGAGAGCTATATGTTGGGCCGCACTACGTTACTGTGATATAAAAACTAG ACTTGCAAATGATGTTAAAGATAGTGCACAAAAGGAGGCATGCCTTCAAGACTGTGCTCAGGACCACTCTGAATGTTGTAAAAATAAGGCGAGAAAAAGGGAAAAAGTTGATGTCAAGAAAAAAGAAAGTGAAACTAGAAAAAGTACAGGTGCATCGGCATCATCTATCATTTCTAAAATACCACCTACAATACAG gtaaagaagtttgcttcaataaatatggGGGAAGTGAATAAATCGGAAACCAAAAAGGCTGTAAAGCGAGCTGCTAGTCCAAAGCATAAACCGTATATTCTGAAAAATCCAATAACCGTAGCTTCAAAGCCTGTTAACACCTTTAATGTTTCACCTATGACAAAGAAGATGAGaatatgt ATGCCCCCAGCGCCAGTAATGAACCCAATTCGAATAATGCATGATaggaaacaaacaaacacgcCTAATAGTTTTCTCAAGATAAGACCAAAATCACAGATGGTATATAATGGCATGAATGTCGGCAATTCCTTTAACAATGTAATCACCAATGACAATATCAATTTATCAATAGAAAGTCTAACAcag GGTCTTGATATGGCAGCAATGTCAAATATGCCTGGTGGATCTCAGGATGATGAACTGGTCTGCACTCCTGACTTTCCTATAGAACCTTTGTGTGag GTCACTGAAGATAACACGGATGACGATGTTCAGTGCATTACACCAGCGCCAGTTGCCGCACCAAAAGGTCCTCCGCCTCTCATATCATTTGGTTCTAAAGATTTGTCCGATAATAATATCGTACAAATGACTGAAAACGATGTAACAGTGAATTCTGTCACTGGAGGCCTCAAATTCCGTGTTGATCCTCAAACATTGTCAGCTAATAAAATGTATCGTCTGCCTGATGGACGAATTTTTGCTATAAATGCCAATCCCAATATGCCTGGTGGTTATTCAGCTACAATAGTAGCAGTAACTGAAAGTAATCCAAATAAATCTTCCGGAAATACTTACGCAGTTAAATTGAATCACGTCTCAAATCGTTCAACTGTTTCTACGTCAACACCTAGATCCCTCAATAATAGCCGTAACACAGCATCGTCAAGAAATAACCAACGACAAAGAAAGACCACAAAACGTTCGATAGACACTCCAACCAGAGAAACAGATCTGCATGTACCTGTTGAGTGGTACAGATATAATTTAGTAGACGCTATTGATGCTCTAGAATATTCCTTATCGAGActaaataaactcaaaaaggAGGCAACTACGTCATATTTACGAACTAGAACTGTGCAAGAAATGCGAACTTTACATAGAAGTCtagaaaatcttttaaatacgTCATCACAACGATTTAAAGAAATACgggaaaatataaacaaagaatTAAAACAGTACATTACAAGGAAAAATACACCAATTCAGAATAATAGTGAAGAAGACGATGATGATGTAGAAATACTTCCGGATATGGAAGAAGATCCTATATTTATTGATGAAAATTCATTAGATTCAAGTACAAATGAAACTCAAGAAGTCGATTTAACAGGTGCTGGAAGCAGTGAACACAACGATAGTGaagacaaaattttaaaagaatgtTTATCTGGTTCTACTGACAATGATGCGAATAATCAACAAAGCGAGAGCTATGCAGTACAGGATAAATCTACCACAGCTTCAAAAGACAATTCTATTCCGAAAGATCCTGAAGTTAACAATGTTGAACCTGAAGCTAACAATGTCGAACCTGAAGAAGTCGAGACGCCTAAATCTTCGACAGAGGACAATGTAAATTGTAACGAAGAGACTACGGAACTTGCTGAACCTGCAGAAGTCACAAATGCAAGTAAAGACGATAAAGTTTGTGAAAAAGAAAACGATAAGTGTGAGACGCAACAAGATTCCATAAACAATGATACTAAAAAGATAGACGATGATGAAAGTAGTAAAGTGGATCACATTTCAGAATCTGACCAAACTTCCAACAAAGATGATAAAACTCAAATAGAAAATGGTGATCATAATATGGAAAGTGAAGGAAAAGGCCAAGATATTGATATAAGTGATGAAATGATTGATGACTTACTAAAAGGCGATTCACAAGAAAATTCAGATGCACATGAAATATGCTCTCTGGAAATTTCTGATGAAATTAAGGATCAATAA
- the LOC123691837 gene encoding uncharacterized protein LOC123691837 yields the protein MGSFVNRNLITLKCVLFCFLAGIGCIYPFLPLHMLSVGLDRGEARLISAVTPCIALLGPALLGPLIDKLSVGRGSTGGGTGPSGSGKLLRIVTALCLILSALFYTLLLTVPYTERHEARRPRVLFMCDADGGKVMQEVCTEGMRCNRWDGEKSGVLAVGACEYGCADENMTWVMQPFKTIPTTTTLRPLYNSVFNATTTTNGSLSEDPEDETDFEINPPHLCYNGQCLVYMQHAKRMRVPLSLLAPELPDDNSTDESNWCTYKTSGPSKCIVPPEKIEEINRDGGECTPAVRCEVLDPYDEPDGVLADAECRLVIGDPAYTFWSYFVIRLFADIWPTAALALLSAACVIATRETSLGRGDVGRQLAFGTLGLAIFPPLAGLAADNMPETPFLVPFLLHAMFMLIGALILIVDSHMPLSTPEWWWHTSTGVLTMPMSAVRRYGAETAAVFAVVALLGTLWSGIDAYLPWTMVKMNSTSLLAGLTLTAGALPAVPALCWAEALVDYIGHSNVFIAAFTFYCLRYTALASSTDYNVIVISELFEVFTLSLVWVTAVLYFRHLVPRKYTTTGQALPVIAHFCLGRCIGAIISGMVSLEQSVDSSRDVYRALGVLALLAAVVYLALYHLLLAPRCAAPAAPPPTHLLQGLNSNGASNGTYSPMRVYHEERSRKGHFRY from the exons ATGGGATCCTTTGTGAACAGAAACTTGATAACTTTAAAATGCGTGCTCTTTTGCTTCTTAGCAG GCATAGGATGTATCTACCCTTTCCTCCCCCTACACATGCTATCTGTAGGCCTGGACCGAGGGGAAGCGCGCCTCATATCTGCAGTCACGCCATGCATCGCGTTATTGGGGCCAGCTCTCTTGGGTCCACTTATTGATAA aTTGTCAGTCGGTCGAGGTTCTACAGGAGGTGGGACTGGTCCCAGCGGCTCCGGAAAGCTTTTGAGGATTGTTACTGCCCTGTGCCTTATTCTTAGTGCCTTGTTCTATACATTGTTACTCACTGTACCCTACACGGAAAGACATGAA gctAGAAGACCACGCGTTTTATTCATGTGCGACGCTGATGGTGGTAAAGTGATGCAAGAAGTTTGTACCGAGGGCATGAGATGTAATAGATGGGACGGAGAAAAG TCAGGAGTGCTAGCGGTCGGTGCGTGTGAATACGGGTGCGCAGACGAAAATATGACTTGGGTTATGCAACCCTTTAAGACGATTCCAACGACCACCACACTTAGGCCACTTTATAACAGCGTTTTTAATGCAACG ACAACCACAAACGGTTCATTATCGGAGGACCCAGAAGATGAAACCGATTTCGAAATCAACCCACCACATTTGTGTTACAATGGACAATGTCTCGTTTATATGCAACATGCGAAGAGAATGCGAGTTCCTCTTTCCCTTTTAGCTCCAGAATTGCCTGATGATAACTCGACAGATGAAAGCAATTGGTGTACTTATAAAACAA GTGGTCCATCAAAATGTATCGTGCCACCCGAAAAAATTGAAGAAATAAATCGAGATGGCGGTGAATGTACGCCAGCAGTGCGTTGCGAAGTGTTGGATCCGTATGATGAGCCCGACGGTGTCCTCGCGGACGCGGAGTGCAGGCTCGTGATTGGTGACCCCGCGTATACGTTCTGGAGCTATTTTGTTATACG ACTGTTCGCAGACATATGGCCAACCGCGGCTCTAGCTCTACTAAGCGCTGCGTGTGTAATAGCCACCCGAGAGACATCATTAGGCCGCGGTGACGTAGGGCGGCAATTAGCATTCGGAACACTTGGCCTGGCGATATTCCCGCCCTTAGCTGGTCTAGCTGCGGATAATATGCCTGAAACACCGTTTCTAGTGCCGTTCTTGTTGCACGCCATGTTTATGTTGATTGGCGCTCTTATACTGATTGTTGACAG TCACATGCCGCTATCAACGCCGGAATGGTGGTGGCACACGTCCACGGGCGTGCTGACGATGCCGATGAGCGCGGTGCGGCGGTACGGCGCCGAGACCGCCGCGGTGTTCGCCGTCGTGGCGCTGCTGGGCACGCTGTGGAGCGGCATCGACGCTTACTTGCCgtg GACAATGGTGAAAATGAACAGCACGAGCCTGTTAGCAGGTTTGACGTTAACAGCGGGTGCTCTGCCGGCTGTACCGGCTCTGTGCTGGGCGGAGGCGCTTGTTGACTATATCGGACACTCCAATGTGTTTATTGCTGCATTTACTTTCTATTGTTTGAGATACACGG CCCTGGCGTCCAGTACGGACTACAATGTGATAGTAATCAGCGAGCTATTCGAAGTGTTTACCCTAAGCTTGGTATGGGTTACTGCGGTGTTGTACTTCCGACACCTCGTGCCGAGGAAATACACGACAACCGGTCAAGCGCTGCCTGTCATTGCACACTTCTGTTTag GTCGATGCATTGGAGCGATAATAAGCGGCATGGTATCCCTGGAGCAGAGCGTAGACTCTAGCCGGGACGTGTACCGCGCGCTCGGCGTGCTGGCTCTACTGGCCGCTGTGGTGTACCTCGCGCTCTACCACTTGCTGCTCGCACCGCGTTGTGCCGCGCCCGCTGCTCCACCGCCCACGCACCTGCTGCAAG gGTTGAACTCGAATGGTGCTTCGAACGGCACGTACTCTCCCATGAGGGTCTACCATGAAGAGCGATCACGGAAAGGTCACTTTCGCTATTAA